A window of the Cystobacter fuscus genome harbors these coding sequences:
- a CDS encoding NADase-type glycan-binding domain-containing protein, with protein sequence MLLGLEAAAQTVNPTAQVTLHEVPITVTASSVLEDAKNAGRYAPANLLDEDPGTIWAEGVKGNGVGEWVELGFPPGTPVEAFLVTPGNPKSPKLYQANARPRKARLELKLEENKQLNYEFEFPRNFPAGGSIYVAYARKLAVLSARLTVVSVWPGKKYRDLCIANFIPVFRDAEKSFRGQGKELAPTLAVFMSQSTPVQHLLPSKEGDEPAWLRTYQKVPHDGPLRSPVQASDLRKKPLSEWGDERHALYEDRAGAWVQSELFRLTPAPRGMGYVFDPLLPPKQPDAFANFRIRWRMVDGQWRILELDLKYREETPP encoded by the coding sequence GTGCTGCTGGGGCTCGAGGCCGCCGCGCAGACGGTCAACCCCACGGCGCAGGTGACGCTGCACGAGGTGCCCATCACCGTGACGGCGTCCTCGGTGTTGGAGGATGCGAAGAACGCCGGCCGGTATGCACCCGCCAACCTTCTCGATGAGGACCCGGGAACAATCTGGGCCGAGGGTGTGAAGGGCAATGGCGTGGGGGAGTGGGTCGAGCTGGGCTTCCCGCCGGGAACTCCGGTGGAGGCCTTCCTGGTGACACCCGGCAATCCCAAATCCCCGAAGCTCTACCAAGCCAATGCCCGCCCGAGAAAGGCTCGGCTGGAGCTGAAGCTCGAGGAAAACAAACAGCTGAACTACGAGTTCGAGTTCCCACGCAACTTCCCCGCCGGTGGGTCCATCTACGTGGCCTATGCGAGGAAGTTGGCTGTTCTCTCGGCGCGGCTGACGGTTGTCTCGGTCTGGCCCGGGAAGAAGTACCGCGACCTGTGCATCGCCAACTTCATCCCGGTGTTCCGGGACGCGGAGAAGTCGTTCCGGGGACAGGGCAAGGAACTCGCTCCCACGCTCGCGGTGTTCATGAGCCAGTCGACACCTGTCCAACATCTTCTGCCGTCCAAGGAGGGTGACGAGCCTGCATGGCTCCGGACCTACCAGAAGGTTCCCCACGATGGGCCACTGCGTTCACCGGTACAGGCGTCCGATCTGCGCAAGAAGCCCCTCAGTGAATGGGGTGATGAACGGCACGCGCTCTACGAGGATAGGGCCGGCGCCTGGGTACAAAGCGAGTTGTTCCGGCTTACACCGGCCCCGCGCGGAATGGGCTACGTGTTCGATCCCCTTCTTCCTCCCAAGCAACCCGACGCATTCGCGAACTTCAGGATTCGATGGCGCATGGTCGATGGGCAGTGGAGGATCTTGGAACTCGATCTGAAATACAGGGAAGAGACTCCGCCTTGA
- a CDS encoding metallophosphoesterase family protein: MRIAIISDIHSNIEALTQVLRVTEEQKVDRIVSLGDIVGYGASPNACCDLVRSVTEVTLLGNHDAAVAGRMDYSYYYDAARHALDWSASVLSDENMEWLKTLPYTYRIGDVGFCHGSPVEPRAYEYIFALEQARELAPYVEHLPEVTFIGHSHLCKAFAIGNGEVHDVVAQKFGIRRGYKYIISVGSVGQPRDYDNRACFVICDTGARTVEYIRVEYDIESAAQKIFDASLALNFGKRLFLGV; the protein is encoded by the coding sequence ATGCGAATCGCGATCATCTCCGACATCCATTCCAACATCGAGGCTCTCACGCAGGTCCTGCGCGTCACGGAAGAGCAGAAGGTGGACCGGATCGTGTCGCTGGGCGACATCGTGGGATACGGCGCCTCGCCCAACGCGTGCTGCGACCTGGTGCGCTCGGTGACGGAGGTGACGCTGCTGGGCAACCACGACGCGGCGGTGGCCGGGCGCATGGACTACTCGTACTACTACGACGCCGCCCGGCACGCGCTCGACTGGAGCGCGAGCGTGCTGTCCGACGAGAACATGGAGTGGCTCAAGACGCTGCCCTACACGTACCGGATTGGGGACGTGGGCTTCTGTCACGGCTCGCCGGTGGAGCCGCGGGCGTACGAGTACATCTTCGCGTTGGAGCAGGCGCGCGAGCTCGCGCCGTACGTGGAGCACCTGCCCGAGGTGACGTTCATCGGGCACAGCCACCTGTGCAAGGCGTTCGCCATCGGCAATGGCGAGGTGCATGACGTGGTGGCGCAGAAGTTCGGCATCCGCCGGGGCTACAAGTACATCATCTCGGTGGGCAGCGTGGGGCAGCCGCGCGACTACGACAACCGGGCGTGCTTCGTCATCTGCGACACGGGCGCGCGCACGGTGGAGTACATCCGGGTGGAGTACGACATCGAGTCGGCGGCGCAGAAGATCTTCGACGCCTCGCTCGCGCTCAACTTCGGCAAGCGCCTGTTCCTCGGGGTGTAG